The proteins below come from a single Tissierella sp. MB52-C2 genomic window:
- a CDS encoding MBL fold metallo-hydrolase, producing the protein MLHKLSDRIFYMEHRDETDRPILGLISGTKYSMIVDSGNSPNHAKEFLKELEQVDIAPVKYLVLTHHHWDHVLGIKGMNLITIAHERTKEELDKMRDLKWDDESMEKHIENEIFPKSAVECIKKEIEDRENLEIGEIDITYKDSLEIGLGGVTCIIRAIGGPHTDDSTMIYIPEEKTMFLGDSIYGRRYDGLYGYDRDKLFNMIEIIEEYNDVEYYIASHESLCDRKEINDFWNYLRVANEIVGDNKSNEDGIKKFIDKFNREPSEDEIFFINCFADMNKVKR; encoded by the coding sequence ATGTTACATAAACTATCTGATAGAATTTTTTATATGGAACATAGAGATGAAACCGATAGGCCTATTTTAGGATTAATATCAGGTACAAAATATAGTATGATTGTTGATTCTGGAAATTCTCCAAATCATGCAAAGGAGTTCTTGAAGGAATTGGAACAAGTTGACATAGCACCTGTTAAGTATTTGGTTTTAACTCATCATCATTGGGATCATGTACTTGGGATAAAAGGGATGAATTTAATAACTATTGCACATGAAAGAACAAAAGAAGAGCTTGATAAGATGAGAGACTTAAAATGGGATGATGAGTCCATGGAAAAGCATATTGAAAATGAGATATTTCCCAAATCTGCTGTTGAGTGTATAAAAAAGGAAATCGAGGATAGGGAAAACCTTGAAATAGGAGAAATTGATATTACCTACAAGGATAGTTTAGAGATTGGCTTAGGCGGAGTGACTTGTATTATTAGAGCAATAGGAGGACCTCATACTGATGATTCTACTATGATATATATTCCAGAAGAGAAAACCATGTTTCTAGGAGATTCCATATATGGTAGAAGATATGATGGTTTATATGGATATGATAGAGACAAGTTATTTAATATGATAGAAATTATAGAGGAATATAATGACGTAGAGTATTATATAGCATCTCATGAGTCACTATGTGATAGAAAAGAAATCAATGATTTTTGGAATTATTTAAGAGTAGCTAATGAAATAGTAGGAGATAACAAATCTAATGAAGATGGAATAAAGAAATTTATTGATAAATTTAACAGAGAACCTTCTGAAGATGAAATTTTCTTTATTAATTGTTTTGCTGATATGAATAAAGTTAAAAGATAG
- a CDS encoding GNAT family protein — translation MATLVNLQINQPKYIDIDTDLRLRKFDGKFDFALNWYKDGEDAELYDIDKLERMYNYLDNKGELYFIEVKTENEYIPIGDVTFWKEDMPIVIGDKDYRGKGIGYKVINALIQRAKILGYDEIYVNKIYSYNAASQKTFEKAGFRKYKENKNGYSYILKLK, via the coding sequence ATGGCAACGTTAGTGAATTTGCAAATCAATCAGCCTAAATATATAGATATAGATACAGATTTACGTTTAAGAAAATTTGATGGTAAATTTGATTTTGCCTTAAACTGGTATAAAGACGGAGAAGATGCTGAATTATATGATATTGATAAACTTGAAAGGATGTATAATTATTTAGATAATAAGGGAGAACTGTATTTTATTGAGGTTAAGACAGAAAATGAATATATCCCAATAGGAGATGTAACATTTTGGAAAGAGGATATGCCAATAGTAATAGGAGATAAAGATTATCGCGGAAAAGGAATAGGATACAAAGTTATTAATGCCTTAATACAAAGAGCAAAGATACTTGGCTATGATGAAATATATGTTAATAAGATATATTCATATAATGCAGCATCACAGAAAACCTTTGAAAAAGCAGGATTTAGAAAATATAAAGAAAATAAAAATGGATATTCATATATTTTAAAGCTAAAATGA
- a CDS encoding AAA family ATPase translates to MKLVLIFGPQAVGKMAVGQELEKITGLKLFHNHMTIELVSNFFSYGSKEGKRLVSLFRQEIFEEVAKSDLEGLIFTYVWAFDMQEDWDYVDKVCNIFESRGGEVYFVELEATLEERLKRNKSPLRLEHKPTKRNIEFSERDLISTMERYRLNSIDGEIKKENYIRINNTELSPLEVAQMIKERFEL, encoded by the coding sequence ATGAAGTTGGTTTTAATATTTGGACCACAGGCAGTCGGTAAAATGGCAGTTGGACAAGAACTTGAAAAAATAACTGGATTAAAACTTTTCCATAATCATATGACAATCGAGCTGGTATCTAACTTTTTTAGCTATGGCTCAAAGGAAGGTAAAAGACTGGTTAGTTTATTTCGGCAAGAAATATTTGAAGAGGTAGCAAAAAGTGATTTAGAAGGGTTGATATTTACCTATGTATGGGCATTTGATATGCAAGAAGATTGGGATTATGTAGATAAGGTATGCAATATTTTCGAGTCAAGAGGTGGGGAAGTATACTTTGTGGAGCTAGAAGCAACCCTAGAGGAAAGATTAAAACGCAACAAAAGTCCCCTTAGGCTAGAGCATAAACCAACTAAGAGAAATATAGAATTTTCAGAAAGAGATTTAATAAGTACAATGGAAAGGTATAGGTTAAATTCAATAGATGGTGAAATCAAAAAGGAAAACTATATTAGAATAAACAATACAGAATTAAGTCCATTAGAAGTAGCACAAATGATTAAAGAAAGGTTTGAATTATAA
- a CDS encoding NUDIX domain-containing protein, which yields MKGNRIDIGVKALIFNEGKFLVMHNNGVEEDLWELPGGRMEFGETAEETLRREMIEETGLVVEPIRLLDTWNLIREDYQIAGIIYLCQFEEGEVKLSDEHDAFKWIGTDEKSLQMVYEDFRVRMLNWNWDEIRGGNYVYRIR from the coding sequence ATGAAGGGTAATAGAATAGATATAGGAGTTAAGGCATTGATTTTTAATGAAGGTAAATTCTTAGTGATGCATAATAATGGGGTAGAAGAAGACCTATGGGAATTACCAGGAGGTCGAATGGAATTTGGTGAAACAGCAGAAGAAACTCTAAGACGAGAAATGATTGAAGAGACTGGATTGGTAGTTGAGCCAATAAGATTATTAGATACATGGAATTTAATTAGAGAGGATTATCAAATTGCAGGGATCATTTATTTATGTCAGTTTGAAGAAGGAGAAGTAAAATTATCAGATGAGCATGATGCATTTAAATGGATTGGTACAGACGAAAAGTCATTGCAAATGGTATATGAAGATTTTAGAGTAAGAATGTTAAACTGGAATTGGGATGAAATCAGAGGGGGAAACTATGTATATAGAATTAGATAA
- a CDS encoding Ger(x)C family spore germination protein, protein MRIKKIYLIKIIIITSIAFILVGCWDNRELDTLSIVTGVGIDATDNDDNISLILQVGEIGKDNSGSFKSEGSNDESATLEAEDKSILSAIEKLQKQITRDLFMHHNQVVIFGKEQARKGVQPYIDAFLRQYDIRMETLVFIAEDKARDILNNTMDQDRISALGITKMMESVDRYYESYSVRIIDLVSMIIDKTTDSVIPILKLDNNEGNTRLALSGLAILNDGKLIGELDDTETKGYTWITDKYKNTFLKVEAEEGLANLNIIHIRHKLEPEIRNGNELVISLEIIGDMVISEIQEFKNMTIEEVSNILLDEGKKAIDKEIQACLRKSKDLNADFLGFGTKFYKKFPKEWKEIKNNWNSIYPEIKISTNIRLNLINTGKIVNSLNMKGED, encoded by the coding sequence ATGAGAATTAAGAAGATATATTTAATTAAAATCATTATAATCACATCAATTGCTTTTATTTTAGTGGGATGCTGGGACAATAGAGAATTAGACACTCTATCGATAGTAACTGGAGTTGGTATTGATGCAACAGATAATGATGATAATATTAGTCTTATATTACAGGTAGGAGAAATAGGTAAAGATAATTCTGGTTCATTCAAAAGTGAAGGGTCTAATGATGAATCAGCAACTTTAGAAGCAGAAGACAAAAGCATATTATCTGCCATCGAAAAGCTTCAGAAACAAATTACTAGAGATTTATTTATGCATCATAATCAAGTAGTTATATTTGGAAAAGAACAGGCTAGAAAAGGTGTACAGCCTTATATAGATGCATTTCTCCGGCAATATGATATACGTATGGAAACTTTAGTATTTATTGCAGAAGATAAAGCTAGAGATATTCTTAATAATACTATGGATCAAGATAGAATATCTGCTCTAGGAATTACTAAAATGATGGAATCTGTTGACAGATATTATGAATCTTATTCAGTTAGAATAATAGATCTTGTTTCTATGATAATAGATAAGACTACGGATTCTGTAATTCCTATTTTGAAATTAGATAATAACGAGGGGAATACAAGATTAGCTTTATCAGGATTAGCAATTTTAAATGATGGAAAACTTATAGGTGAATTAGATGATACTGAGACCAAAGGATATACTTGGATTACTGATAAATATAAAAATACATTTCTAAAAGTAGAGGCAGAAGAAGGTCTTGCAAACTTAAATATAATACATATAAGACACAAGCTTGAACCGGAAATCAGAAATGGGAATGAATTAGTAATATCACTGGAGATTATTGGAGATATGGTGATTTCTGAAATACAAGAATTTAAAAACATGACAATTGAAGAAGTATCCAATATTCTCTTAGATGAAGGAAAAAAAGCAATAGATAAAGAAATACAAGCTTGTCTACGTAAAAGTAAAGATTTAAACGCAGATTTTTTAGGTTTTGGGACAAAATTTTATAAAAAATTCCCTAAAGAATGGAAAGAGATAAAAAATAATTGGAATAGCATATATCCAGAAATTAAAATATCTACTAATATAAGATTGAATTTAATAAATACTGGTAAAATTGTAAATTCACTAAATATGAAGGGGGAAGATTAG
- a CDS encoding spore germination protein produces MLFSYFMRKVVRWQNLSRREHENKDYLDIDISKNLEENIKFFKLILGNSSDIKIHEFMFGDYCEFNGVLIYIDGLVDSSVITESILKPIMLNKNFKEDVIENFSIEDLQKCIICSGDIEKSSKYSDLLERCLSGNTILLVNGLSEGLIISTQSWQKRSVTEPQTESVVRGPREGFTEDFRTNTSLLRRRIKSPQFKMENMIIGRKTYTNICIAYIEGVVKPDVLKTLRSRLRSIDVDSIIDSSYVEEYIEDYPFSIFSTIGYSEKPDVIAAKVLEGRIAIVVEGSPFVLTVPMLFVESFQTAEDYYVRPIYASIIRMMRFLAYLIAIFAVPGFIALTTFHQELIPTTLLFTVANAREGTPFPALLEALIMVISFEILREAGLRLPRPIGQAISIVGALVMGEAAVSAGIVGAPLVISVAIAAVAGFIIPEQADSISILRIIMMILASALGGFGISMGFLGMLIHLSILEPFGIPYFASIKFSQDQQDSFVRLPLWIMKDRPDELAYIDDTRKKTFIPPNEENDNNIKK; encoded by the coding sequence ATGCTATTTAGTTATTTTATGAGAAAGGTTGTACGATGGCAAAATCTTAGTAGACGAGAACATGAAAATAAAGATTATTTAGATATAGATATATCAAAGAATTTAGAAGAAAATATAAAATTTTTCAAGCTGATTTTAGGTAATAGTAGTGATATAAAAATACATGAATTTATGTTTGGAGATTACTGTGAATTTAATGGGGTGCTTATATATATTGATGGGCTTGTAGATAGTTCAGTGATTACAGAAAGCATATTAAAGCCCATAATGTTAAATAAAAATTTTAAAGAAGATGTAATAGAAAACTTTAGTATAGAGGACCTGCAGAAATGCATCATTTGTTCAGGAGACATTGAAAAAAGTAGTAAATATTCAGATTTACTTGAAAGGTGTCTTTCTGGAAATACAATATTGTTAGTAAATGGATTATCTGAAGGATTAATTATAAGTACACAAAGTTGGCAGAAAAGAAGTGTTACAGAGCCTCAAACAGAATCAGTAGTTAGGGGGCCGAGAGAAGGTTTCACAGAGGATTTTAGGACAAATACATCTCTTTTGAGAAGAAGAATTAAAAGTCCTCAATTTAAAATGGAAAATATGATAATTGGGAGAAAAACATATACCAATATATGTATTGCATATATTGAAGGAGTAGTAAAGCCAGATGTCCTCAAAACTTTAAGAAGTAGATTGAGGAGTATAGATGTGGATTCTATAATAGATTCAAGTTATGTAGAAGAATATATCGAAGATTATCCTTTTTCAATATTTTCTACAATAGGATATAGTGAAAAACCAGACGTGATTGCTGCTAAAGTCCTTGAGGGACGTATTGCTATTGTAGTAGAAGGAAGTCCATTTGTATTAACAGTTCCAATGTTATTTGTGGAAAGTTTTCAAACAGCAGAGGACTATTATGTAAGGCCAATATATGCATCTATTATTAGAATGATGCGATTTCTAGCATATCTTATTGCAATTTTTGCAGTTCCAGGGTTTATTGCATTAACGACTTTTCATCAAGAACTAATTCCAACAACTCTTTTATTTACAGTGGCAAATGCTAGGGAGGGGACCCCTTTTCCAGCGCTATTAGAGGCATTAATAATGGTTATATCATTTGAAATATTAAGGGAAGCTGGTCTAAGATTACCTCGACCTATAGGTCAAGCAATTAGTATAGTAGGAGCCTTAGTCATGGGAGAGGCAGCAGTATCTGCTGGAATAGTGGGAGCACCTTTGGTGATAAGTGTTGCCATAGCGGCTGTAGCTGGATTTATAATACCAGAACAGGCAGATTCTATTTCTATACTTAGGATAATTATGATGATTTTAGCATCTGCATTAGGAGGGTTTGGTATATCTATGGGATTTTTAGGGATGCTGATACATCTATCTATATTAGAACCTTTTGGTATACCATATTTTGCATCTATAAAGTTTTCACAAGACCAACAAGATAGTTTTGTCAGGTTGCCACTTTGGATTATGAAAGATAGACCAGATGAATTGGCTTATATAGATGATACTAGGAAAAAAACGTTTATTCCTCCAAATGAAGAGAATGATAATAATATAAAAAAATAG
- a CDS encoding GNAT family N-acetyltransferase, whose protein sequence is MKQLKLKNGQSLIIRTAKKEDALNLINYVNKIGGESDFLTFGDNEFDITLEKEEEIIESHIDAENKIYLIAEIGNEIAGSINYSGGARQRTKHTGEFGVSVAKKYWGLGIGKELIKYMIDWAKEGNVVRKINLRVREDNETAVNLYTKLGFKKEGIISRDFYVDGRYYSSISMGLEID, encoded by the coding sequence ATGAAACAATTAAAGCTAAAAAATGGACAAAGTTTAATTATTAGAACAGCAAAGAAGGAAGATGCCTTAAACCTGATAAATTATGTAAATAAAATAGGTGGAGAGTCAGATTTTCTTACATTCGGAGACAATGAATTTGATATAACTCTTGAAAAAGAAGAGGAAATAATTGAAAGTCATATAGATGCAGAAAATAAAATATATCTTATAGCTGAAATTGGAAATGAAATAGCTGGAAGTATAAATTATAGTGGAGGGGCTAGACAAAGAACTAAACATACGGGAGAATTTGGAGTTAGCGTTGCTAAAAAATACTGGGGGCTAGGAATAGGAAAAGAGTTAATTAAATATATGATAGACTGGGCAAAAGAAGGTAATGTAGTAAGGAAAATCAATTTAAGAGTAAGAGAAGATAATGAAACTGCTGTAAATCTATATACAAAATTAGGTTTTAAAAAAGAAGGTATTATATCTAGAGATTTCTATGTTGATGGTAGATACTATAGTTCTATATCTATGGGATTGGAAATTGATTAA
- a CDS encoding histidine phosphatase family protein, whose product MTIYLTRHGETQWNKEGRMQGWKNSDLTPNGIENAKRLGQRLKDIDFDYIYCSPLDRAVDTAKYIRGDKNTEIVLTESLKEMGFGKWEGMEHDRIKELYPIEHFNFWNKPHLYNQIEGESFNELFERVNDVLNQIISNSSLENVLIVSHAVVIKAIYAIIKKYPLEELWTPPFLQGTSLTIIEVKDDEINIILEADTSHIE is encoded by the coding sequence ATGACGATATATTTAACTAGACATGGAGAAACACAATGGAACAAAGAAGGAAGAATGCAAGGATGGAAGAATTCAGATTTAACCCCAAATGGCATTGAAAATGCAAAAAGACTTGGGCAGAGGTTAAAAGATATTGATTTTGATTATATATACTGTAGTCCTTTAGATAGGGCGGTAGATACAGCTAAATATATAAGGGGAGATAAAAACACAGAAATAGTGTTAACTGAATCTCTTAAGGAGATGGGATTTGGAAAATGGGAAGGTATGGAGCATGATAGAATAAAGGAATTGTATCCAATAGAACATTTTAATTTTTGGAATAAGCCTCATTTATATAATCAAATTGAAGGAGAAAGTTTTAATGAGTTATTTGAAAGAGTAAATGATGTATTAAATCAGATAATTAGTAACTCATCATTAGAGAATGTCTTAATAGTATCTCATGCAGTAGTTATTAAGGCAATTTATGCTATTATAAAAAAATATCCTTTAGAAGAACTATGGACTCCACCTTTTTTACAAGGAACTTCTCTCACTATAATTGAAGTGAAAGATGATGAAATCAATATAATATTAGAAGCCGATACTTCTCATATAGAATAA
- a CDS encoding GNAT family N-acetyltransferase: protein MYIELDKDEYQIVRNYFNFNFQIPAVAVINGDFPGKIYVDNKENPKGIIVWAISRWAYAYFELESLKRNRAFFKELMIKEITPIIDDLKEQYFEVYSLSDDYDKILEEEIEGFCLYDKHYENTFILNEEKFNKLELKNISGEILERNFPIVPERYKNYFKIIEMNKETQGMILTVEGKIVSQCMNNGFENDNKYFIDLDTFSEKERNKGYASVVAYELIREQRNKGMRPLWETREDNIPSLRVAEKLGFEKIERYPAYIWKKKLRSK from the coding sequence ATGTATATAGAATTAGATAAGGATGAGTATCAAATTGTAAGAAATTATTTTAATTTTAATTTTCAGATTCCTGCTGTAGCAGTTATTAATGGAGATTTTCCAGGAAAAATTTATGTAGATAATAAAGAAAATCCTAAAGGAATAATTGTATGGGCTATATCAAGATGGGCCTATGCATATTTTGAATTAGAGAGCTTGAAAAGGAATAGAGCATTTTTTAAAGAACTTATGATAAAAGAAATAACACCTATTATAGATGACTTAAAAGAGCAGTATTTTGAAGTATATTCCTTAAGTGATGATTATGATAAAATATTAGAAGAAGAAATAGAAGGATTTTGCCTATATGATAAACACTATGAAAATACATTTATCTTAAATGAAGAAAAGTTTAATAAATTAGAGTTGAAAAATATTAGTGGGGAGATACTTGAAAGAAACTTTCCAATCGTACCAGAAAGATATAAGAATTATTTTAAAATAATTGAGATGAATAAAGAAACACAGGGCATGATCCTCACAGTTGAAGGGAAAATAGTATCTCAGTGTATGAATAATGGATTTGAAAATGATAACAAATATTTTATAGACCTTGATACTTTTAGTGAAAAAGAAAGAAATAAAGGTTATGCATCAGTAGTAGCGTATGAACTGATAAGAGAACAAAGAAATAAAGGTATGAGACCACTTTGGGAAACTAGGGAAGATAATATACCATCCCTACGAGTAGCTGAAAAGCTAGGGTTTGAAAAAATAGAAAGATACCCTGCATATATATGGAAAAAGAAATTAAGAAGTAAATAA
- a CDS encoding endospore germination permease has translation MKIDKGKISGIQFMFTVACFIQSSSLLTSFFTSITNQDSWIIVIMGFIVSIIPLLIYGYIMKTFPDENLIEINDIVFGGIIGKIFSVLYLWFFMTLSSLNIRDLGDFVQRTTMTKTPPIIVISIFVLLCAWTVRNGIEVVTRYSMFFTLIAILIVISTSLLTINQMNIDNFLPIFDQPKMVYIQGTHIISTIPFGEIVVFLMINSNLEIEPKKRRKYFIYGFIIGGLTLLTIVLRDTAVLGNTMKIFSLPSFETLRLISIHSTLSRVEVLFAVSLIILMFFKICILYYVTVMSVAYIFKLKSFKSLVASIGVISIIYSFNIYPTVIEHMNSASKTAPFQWLLYETILPLITMIVIKIRKLPKLKKGMIS, from the coding sequence ATGAAAATAGATAAGGGAAAAATTTCAGGAATTCAGTTTATGTTTACAGTGGCTTGCTTTATACAATCTTCATCTCTTTTGACATCATTTTTTACATCAATTACAAATCAGGATTCATGGATAATTGTGATAATGGGTTTTATAGTTTCAATAATCCCTTTATTGATATATGGATATATTATGAAGACATTTCCAGATGAAAATTTAATAGAAATAAATGATATAGTTTTTGGGGGCATAATAGGAAAGATATTTTCAGTACTATATTTATGGTTTTTCATGACATTATCATCCTTAAATATACGAGATCTAGGAGATTTTGTACAAAGAACCACAATGACAAAAACACCTCCTATAATTGTCATAAGCATATTTGTTTTATTATGTGCTTGGACAGTAAGAAATGGAATAGAAGTTGTGACTAGATATAGTATGTTTTTTACATTAATTGCAATATTAATAGTTATATCTACAAGTCTTTTGACGATAAATCAAATGAATATAGATAATTTCTTGCCTATTTTTGATCAGCCTAAGATGGTATATATTCAGGGGACTCATATTATATCGACTATTCCCTTCGGAGAAATTGTAGTGTTTTTAATGATTAACTCAAATTTAGAAATTGAACCCAAGAAAAGAAGAAAATATTTTATTTATGGATTTATAATTGGAGGTTTAACTCTATTAACTATAGTTCTTAGAGATACAGCCGTATTAGGGAATACAATGAAAATATTTTCTTTACCATCTTTTGAGACCCTTCGCCTAATAAGTATACACTCTACATTAAGTAGAGTAGAAGTTCTCTTTGCAGTTAGCTTAATTATATTAATGTTTTTTAAGATTTGTATATTATACTATGTAACAGTAATGAGCGTAGCATATATATTTAAGTTAAAATCTTTTAAATCCTTAGTCGCAAGTATAGGTGTGATTAGTATAATATATTCTTTTAATATATATCCTACAGTAATAGAACATATGAATTCTGCAAGTAAAACAGCACCATTTCAATGGCTCTTATATGAGACTATACTACCACTTATTACTATGATAGTTATTAAAATTAGGAAATTGCCTAAATTAAAAAAGGGAATGATTTCATGA
- a CDS encoding 5'-methylthioadenosine/adenosylhomocysteine nucleosidase yields the protein MKKIGIIGAMAPEIELLKNKIDINREDNIAGFDFFLGSIDDKDVIITRCGEGKVNAASCTQILIDRFGVDSIINTGIAGGLHESVKICDVVISNNVTHHDVRKAQMKNCFPYRDCFESDEKLIEAAIKACKSHHSENWNYHIGRIISGESFIQDSKIKKNLLRDYSPHCVEMEGSAIGHVAYINNIPFVVIRSISDNADDEATISYNDFETIAANKSAEIVLGMLQIL from the coding sequence ATGAAAAAAATCGGCATTATAGGTGCTATGGCTCCGGAAATTGAGCTGTTAAAAAACAAGATTGATATTAATAGAGAAGATAATATTGCTGGATTTGATTTCTTTTTAGGTTCTATAGATGATAAAGATGTCATCATAACCCGTTGCGGTGAAGGTAAAGTAAATGCAGCCTCATGTACACAAATTTTAATCGACAGATTTGGAGTAGACAGTATTATAAATACAGGAATTGCTGGCGGATTACATGAATCAGTTAAAATCTGTGATGTAGTAATATCTAACAATGTAACACATCACGATGTAAGAAAGGCTCAGATGAAAAATTGTTTTCCCTATAGAGATTGTTTTGAATCTGATGAGAAATTAATTGAAGCCGCTATCAAAGCATGTAAATCACATCATAGTGAAAATTGGAATTATCATATTGGAAGAATAATAAGCGGAGAAAGCTTTATTCAAGATAGTAAAATAAAGAAAAATCTACTTAGAGACTATTCACCACATTGTGTTGAAATGGAAGGCTCTGCAATAGGACATGTTGCTTATATAAATAATATACCTTTTGTGGTCATCAGAAGTATATCAGATAATGCTGATGATGAGGCTACAATTAGTTATAATGACTTTGAAACTATTGCGGCTAATAAATCAGCAGAAATCGTTTTGGGTATGCTACAAATATTGTAG
- a CDS encoding GNAT family protein: protein MFKHIIDNDIELRLVDTHHSEAMFKSIDSNKEHLRKYLPWVDSTKTVNDTKGFIESTKKQHAANNGFNAGIWYRGEFAGVIGFHNIDHSNKNVSIGYWLDERYVGKGIMTKACREFVDYAFNTLELNRVEIRCAEDNLKSRAIPERLGFIKEGIIRDGELLNHGYVDSVVYGILKREWSK from the coding sequence ATGTTTAAACATATAATTGATAATGATATAGAGCTAAGACTAGTAGACACACATCACTCAGAAGCGATGTTTAAGTCAATTGATTCAAATAAAGAACATCTGAGGAAGTATTTACCTTGGGTTGATAGTACGAAGACTGTAAATGATACAAAAGGGTTTATAGAGAGCACTAAGAAACAACATGCCGCAAATAATGGATTTAATGCTGGTATATGGTATAGGGGAGAATTTGCAGGTGTTATAGGCTTTCATAATATAGACCATAGTAATAAAAACGTAAGTATAGGATACTGGTTAGATGAAAGATATGTAGGTAAAGGAATAATGACAAAAGCGTGTAGAGAATTTGTTGATTATGCATTTAATACTTTGGAATTAAATAGGGTGGAAATTAGATGTGCAGAAGACAACCTTAAAAGTAGAGCTATTCCAGAGAGACTTGGATTTATTAAGGAAGGTATAATTCGAGATGGGGAATTACTTAATCATGGCTATGTAGACTCTGTTGTTTATGGAATATTGAAAAGAGAATGGAGTAAGTAA
- a CDS encoding class I SAM-dependent methyltransferase: MNLEKLKETWRYEERYSFKGWDFSHINNRMEEETLPWDYKKLVKSYISEEKILLDMGTGGGEFLLSLNPTEGKTYATESYLPNIELCKSVLTSYGIDVRPVSDDSNLPFDDRYFDIIINRHESFCVTEINRILKPGGIFITQQVGGMNNREISKFLLGEYPNITDIDLNLDKILLEAKAIGMRIIDTGECFPKTYFYDIGAFVFYAKIIEWEFPGFSVERCFNKLVELQAKLEKQGYIETLEHRYFLIAEKQ; the protein is encoded by the coding sequence ATGAATTTAGAAAAATTAAAAGAAACTTGGAGATATGAAGAACGATATTCATTTAAAGGTTGGGATTTTTCTCATATAAACAATCGTATGGAAGAAGAAACACTACCATGGGATTATAAGAAATTAGTTAAATCATATATTAGTGAAGAAAAAATATTGCTTGATATGGGGACTGGTGGTGGAGAGTTTCTTTTATCTTTAAATCCCACAGAAGGAAAAACTTATGCCACAGAAAGTTATTTGCCTAATATAGAACTTTGTAAAAGTGTATTAACTTCCTATGGGATTGATGTAAGACCAGTTTCTGATGACAGCAATTTACCATTTGATGATAGATACTTTGATATTATAATAAATAGACATGAATCTTTCTGCGTAACAGAGATTAATCGTATTCTAAAACCAGGTGGAATTTTTATTACTCAACAGGTCGGAGGCATGAATAATAGAGAGATATCAAAGTTTTTACTAGGAGAGTATCCTAATATAACTGATATTGATTTAAATCTTGATAAAATTTTATTAGAGGCAAAAGCCATTGGAATGAGAATTATTGATACGGGAGAATGTTTCCCAAAAACATACTTTTATGATATAGGAGCATTTGTATTTTATGCAAAAATAATTGAATGGGAATTTCCAGGTTTTTCAGTAGAAAGATGTTTTAATAAACTTGTTGAATTACAAGCTAAGCTAGAAAAACAAGGATATATAGAAACATTAGAACATAGATATTTTTTAATAGCAGAAAAACAATAA